A DNA window from Pseudarthrobacter sp. W1I19 contains the following coding sequences:
- a CDS encoding SRPBCC family protein: MIGGVVGRVRAADERLKWVAHIAGVRREWEAKILEQIPGRRVAWAALEGVTNSGAVDFKDAGGNRTELALTLEYQPAGVVERVGDLLHVVGRQAEHDLKQFKEFIERQERSTAARYTARSTDERRQDYRFEHPFDQTNGLVDLEGESGGTADGENYSAAERRQREEHSRSLPPNPGGADVLGF, encoded by the coding sequence GTGATTGGAGGGGTGGTGGGCCGGGTCCGGGCGGCCGATGAGCGCCTGAAGTGGGTGGCCCACATCGCCGGAGTACGCCGGGAATGGGAGGCCAAAATCCTCGAGCAGATCCCTGGCCGGAGAGTGGCCTGGGCCGCCCTGGAAGGCGTCACCAACTCCGGCGCGGTTGATTTCAAGGATGCCGGCGGCAACAGGACGGAGCTGGCGTTGACCCTTGAATACCAGCCCGCGGGTGTGGTGGAACGGGTGGGCGACCTGCTCCACGTCGTCGGCCGCCAGGCGGAACACGACCTGAAGCAGTTCAAGGAATTCATCGAGCGCCAGGAGCGTTCCACCGCTGCCCGGTACACTGCACGGTCCACCGACGAGCGGCGCCAGGACTATCGGTTTGAGCACCCCTTCGACCAGACCAACGGCCTGGTTGATCTTGAGGGGGAGTCGGGCGGAACCGCCGACGGCGAGAACTACAGTGCCGCCGAACGCCGGCAAAGGGAGGAGCACAGCAGGAGCCTTCCGCCGAATCCCGGCGGTGCGGACGTGTTGGGCTTCTGA
- a CDS encoding aspartate ammonia-lyase has translation MTTAHSPASTIPDIAPALVRSEHDLLGDRDVPAGAYWGVHTLRAVENFPITGQKLSSNMHLVRGLAAVKLAAARTNRELGLLDAERADAIEQACTEVMNGRLADQFVVDVIQGGAGTSSNMNANEVIANRALEILGHPKGDYARLHPNDHVNLSQSTNDVYPTAVKLGTIFAARELLDALAGLEEACAAKALEFRTVVKMGRTQLQDAVPMTLGQEFGTYAITIGEDRLRLAEAELLIHEINLGATAIGTGLNAPAGYAATACRHLATITGLPLVTAPDLIEATQDVGAFVHLSGVLKRVAVKLSKICNDLRLLSSGPRAGFGEINLPAVQSGSSIMPGKINPVIPEVVSQVAYEVIGNDVTITMAAEAGQLQLNAFEPIIVHSLHKSISHLEAACHTLTARCIQGITANTEHLRQTVEQSIGLVTALNPHLGYTTATAIAQEALATGKGVAELVLEHGLLTHTQLQELLSPERLANLSK, from the coding sequence ATGACCACCGCGCACTCCCCCGCCAGCACCATCCCGGATATCGCACCCGCACTTGTCCGGTCTGAGCATGATTTGTTGGGGGACCGGGATGTCCCGGCCGGGGCGTACTGGGGTGTGCATACGCTCCGGGCAGTGGAGAACTTTCCCATTACCGGGCAGAAGCTGTCCTCGAACATGCACTTGGTCCGGGGCCTGGCCGCGGTGAAACTCGCCGCGGCGCGCACCAACCGCGAGCTCGGGCTGCTGGATGCCGAACGCGCCGACGCCATCGAGCAGGCCTGCACCGAGGTGATGAACGGCCGCCTCGCCGACCAGTTCGTGGTGGACGTCATCCAGGGCGGCGCCGGAACGTCCTCGAACATGAACGCCAACGAAGTCATCGCCAACCGCGCCCTGGAAATCCTGGGCCACCCCAAGGGCGACTACGCCCGGCTGCACCCCAACGACCACGTCAACCTCTCCCAGTCCACCAACGACGTCTACCCCACCGCGGTGAAACTGGGCACCATCTTCGCCGCCCGGGAGCTGCTCGACGCGCTGGCCGGGCTCGAAGAAGCATGCGCCGCCAAAGCCCTGGAATTCCGCACCGTGGTGAAAATGGGCCGCACCCAACTCCAGGACGCCGTGCCCATGACCCTGGGCCAGGAATTCGGCACCTACGCCATCACCATCGGCGAAGACCGGCTCCGCCTCGCCGAAGCCGAACTGCTCATCCACGAAATCAACCTCGGCGCCACCGCCATCGGCACCGGCCTGAACGCCCCCGCCGGCTACGCCGCCACCGCCTGCCGGCACCTCGCCACCATCACCGGCCTGCCCCTGGTCACCGCCCCGGACCTGATCGAAGCCACCCAGGACGTCGGCGCCTTCGTCCACCTCTCCGGCGTCCTCAAACGCGTCGCCGTGAAACTCTCCAAAATCTGCAACGACCTGCGCCTGCTCTCCTCCGGCCCCCGCGCCGGGTTCGGCGAGATCAACCTCCCCGCCGTGCAGTCCGGCTCCTCCATCATGCCCGGCAAGATCAACCCGGTCATCCCCGAAGTCGTCTCCCAGGTCGCTTACGAAGTGATCGGCAACGACGTGACCATCACCATGGCCGCCGAAGCCGGGCAACTCCAACTCAACGCCTTCGAACCCATCATCGTCCACAGCCTCCACAAGAGCATCTCCCACCTCGAAGCAGCCTGCCACACCCTCACCGCACGCTGCATCCAGGGCATCACCGCCAACACCGAACACCTCCGCCAAACAGTCGAACAATCCATCGGCCTGGTCACCGCCCTCAACCCCCACCTCGGCTACACCACCGCCACCGCCATCGCCCAGGAAGCACTCGCCACCGGCAAAGGCGTCGCCGAACTCGTCCTCGAACACGGGCTCCTCACCCACACCCAGCTCCAGGAACTCCTCAGCCCCGAACGCCTCGCCAACCTCAGCAAATAA
- a CDS encoding rhamnogalacturonan lyase, with the protein MVFPSKCSPSSRAGRAWKAAPLAAAASLTAAALAFTGVPLAQADPGTAPGQSGTELKRQVENLDRAPVAVLTDQGVTLGWRMLGLDKDSVGFHVLRDGVQLTDEPIRDTTTYVDPAGTAASKYVIKAVGNGNGQDKLSAEFTPLAQNYLAIKLDKPADGVTPTGQAYSYTANDASVADLDGDGTYEIVQLWNPTNAQDNSKSGYTGNVYVDAYKMDGTKLWRIDLGRNIRAGAHYTQVLAYDFDGDGKAEVSMKTADGTTDGAGTVIGDAAADYRNSAGYVLSGPEFLTVFNGATGTIMDTVPYDPPRGSVSAWGDGYGNRVDRFLAGVAYLDGEHPSMMFSRGYYTRAVLVTYDLVNGKLVKRWTFDSDIAGAQYRGQGNHNLSVADVDQDGKDEFVFGSMAIDDDGKPLYNTKLGHGDAIHTSDLDPSRPGLETFAVHESMSQSGNRGATFRDAATGKILWSIPATRDTGRGAAGDIDPRYAGAEGWAVGGDAAWNSPVGQLRSAKGELIAEKIPAANFLAWWDGDLLREIVDHDFDAATQVGVPTVSKWNWETETSDRLLTATGARTNNGTKGNPSLQADLLGDWREELAFPSSDSTELRIYTSTSPTEVRLRTLMHDPMYRTGVAREAVAYNQPPHPSFFIGEGMETPAAPSVFYAGTDK; encoded by the coding sequence TTGGTTTTTCCCTCGAAATGTTCCCCCTCATCCCGGGCCGGCCGTGCCTGGAAAGCGGCTCCGCTTGCCGCAGCAGCCTCACTGACGGCCGCAGCCCTCGCCTTTACCGGCGTCCCCCTGGCGCAGGCAGACCCCGGCACCGCTCCCGGGCAGTCCGGCACAGAGCTCAAGCGCCAAGTGGAGAACCTGGACCGCGCACCGGTTGCCGTGCTGACGGACCAGGGCGTCACCTTGGGCTGGCGCATGCTTGGCCTGGACAAGGACAGCGTCGGATTCCATGTGCTCCGCGACGGCGTCCAGCTCACGGACGAGCCTATCCGGGACACCACCACCTACGTTGACCCGGCGGGTACCGCGGCGTCGAAGTATGTCATCAAGGCCGTGGGCAACGGCAACGGGCAGGACAAACTCAGCGCCGAGTTCACGCCGTTGGCCCAGAACTACCTGGCCATCAAGCTGGACAAGCCGGCCGACGGCGTGACCCCCACCGGGCAGGCCTACAGCTACACAGCCAACGACGCGAGCGTCGCGGACCTGGACGGCGACGGCACCTACGAGATCGTCCAGCTCTGGAACCCCACCAACGCCCAGGACAACTCGAAGTCCGGCTACACCGGCAACGTATACGTCGATGCCTACAAGATGGACGGCACCAAGCTGTGGCGCATCGACCTGGGCCGCAACATCCGCGCCGGCGCCCACTATACCCAGGTCCTTGCCTACGACTTCGACGGTGACGGCAAGGCCGAGGTGTCCATGAAGACGGCGGACGGCACCACGGACGGGGCCGGAACCGTGATCGGCGATGCTGCGGCGGACTACCGGAACAGCGCCGGTTATGTCCTGTCCGGCCCCGAATTCCTCACCGTGTTCAACGGTGCCACCGGAACCATCATGGACACCGTTCCCTACGATCCGCCGCGGGGCAGCGTCTCTGCCTGGGGCGACGGCTACGGCAACCGCGTGGACCGCTTCCTTGCCGGCGTGGCCTACTTGGACGGCGAGCATCCCTCCATGATGTTCAGCCGCGGCTACTACACCCGCGCCGTCCTTGTCACTTATGACCTGGTGAACGGCAAGCTGGTGAAGCGCTGGACGTTCGACTCGGATATTGCCGGCGCCCAGTACAGGGGCCAGGGCAACCACAACCTCTCCGTTGCGGACGTGGACCAGGACGGCAAGGACGAGTTTGTGTTCGGCTCCATGGCCATCGACGACGACGGCAAGCCGCTGTACAACACCAAGCTGGGCCACGGCGATGCCATCCACACCAGCGACCTGGATCCGTCCCGCCCGGGCCTGGAAACCTTCGCGGTGCACGAGAGCATGAGCCAGAGCGGCAACCGCGGCGCCACCTTCCGCGACGCTGCCACCGGCAAAATCCTCTGGAGCATTCCCGCCACCCGGGACACGGGCCGCGGCGCCGCGGGGGACATCGATCCGCGCTATGCCGGCGCTGAAGGCTGGGCTGTGGGCGGGGACGCTGCCTGGAACTCCCCGGTCGGCCAGCTCCGTTCTGCCAAGGGTGAGCTGATTGCTGAAAAGATCCCGGCTGCCAACTTCCTGGCCTGGTGGGATGGTGACCTGCTCCGTGAAATCGTTGACCACGATTTCGATGCCGCCACTCAGGTAGGTGTCCCCACCGTTTCGAAGTGGAACTGGGAAACCGAAACCAGTGACAGGCTGTTGACCGCCACCGGCGCGCGCACCAACAACGGCACCAAGGGCAACCCGTCCCTGCAGGCGGACCTCCTGGGCGACTGGCGTGAGGAACTGGCTTTCCCGTCGTCGGACAGCACGGAACTGCGGATCTACACCAGCACCTCGCCCACCGAGGTCCGGCTCCGCACCCTGATGCACGATCCGATGTACCGGACGGGCGTTGCCCGCGAGGCCGTCGCGTACAACCAGCCGCCGCACCCGAGCTTCTTCATCGGCGAGGGCATGGAGACCCCCGCAGCGCCGTCGGTCTTCTACGCCGGCACGGACAAGTAG
- a CDS encoding NADPH-dependent FMN reductase has product MAPFKIGYFVGSLATGSINRVLSQALIKLAPEDLEFTEIPIKDLPLYSYDYDADFPPEGLALKEAIEASDGILFVSPEYNRSIPGALKNAIDWGSRPWGSNSFARKPTGIIGASVGSIGTAVMQSSFRSVLSFLDAPQLNAPEAYIHYNAEVFGEGGEVKDEGTAKFLRHYMDEYGAFVARVLAANAPGHIGDLEPDEAKLSR; this is encoded by the coding sequence ATGGCACCGTTCAAGATCGGATACTTCGTGGGGAGCCTCGCTACCGGCTCCATCAACAGGGTCCTCTCCCAGGCATTGATCAAACTGGCTCCCGAGGACCTGGAGTTCACAGAGATTCCCATCAAGGACCTACCCCTGTACAGCTACGACTACGACGCCGATTTTCCACCGGAAGGCCTCGCCCTTAAAGAGGCCATTGAAGCGTCTGACGGAATCCTGTTCGTGTCCCCGGAGTACAACCGTTCCATTCCCGGCGCCCTCAAAAATGCCATCGACTGGGGCTCCCGGCCGTGGGGCAGCAACTCGTTCGCCCGCAAGCCCACCGGCATCATCGGTGCCTCGGTGGGCAGCATCGGGACCGCGGTGATGCAGTCTTCTTTCCGCAGCGTCCTCAGCTTCCTGGATGCCCCGCAGCTCAATGCACCGGAGGCCTACATCCATTACAACGCCGAGGTGTTCGGTGAGGGTGGCGAGGTGAAGGACGAAGGGACCGCCAAGTTCCTGCGCCACTACATGGACGAGTACGGCGCGTTTGTTGCCCGCGTCCTGGCCGCGAACGCACCCGGCCACATTGGCGACCTGGAACCGGATGAGGCGAAACTCTCCCGGTAG
- a CDS encoding FadR/GntR family transcriptional regulator — protein MDLLDSWTARQEPVVRVGAAEAVFASLRGAIEAGKIPVGTRLDSEASLAKQYGVSRTMVREALRSCTALGLTATHTGKGTFVIADKVAQDLKLGKYSASALVEARPHVEVPAAGLAAQRRTSEDLEALREILREMSDAKDLQQWVQLNTEFHVTIARSSGNGVFESFLSDICEAMANQSNTLNLVADRRKESGEEHARIFEAIERGSAEDASQAMTMHLHGVECALGTVIPGSGKSGAGLTG, from the coding sequence ATGGACCTGTTGGACAGCTGGACAGCTAGACAAGAACCGGTGGTACGCGTTGGTGCGGCCGAAGCGGTTTTTGCTTCCCTCCGCGGCGCCATCGAAGCAGGAAAGATTCCGGTAGGCACCCGCCTGGACTCGGAAGCCTCGCTGGCCAAGCAATACGGTGTCAGCCGCACCATGGTGCGGGAAGCACTACGTTCCTGCACCGCCCTCGGACTGACTGCCACCCACACCGGCAAAGGCACCTTTGTCATCGCTGACAAAGTGGCGCAGGACCTTAAGCTCGGAAAGTACTCCGCGAGTGCCCTCGTGGAGGCACGTCCCCATGTGGAGGTTCCCGCCGCCGGGCTTGCCGCCCAACGGCGCACCAGTGAGGATCTGGAAGCGCTGCGGGAAATACTGCGCGAAATGTCTGACGCGAAAGACCTTCAGCAGTGGGTCCAGTTGAACACCGAATTCCATGTGACCATCGCCCGCTCCAGCGGAAACGGCGTCTTCGAATCCTTCCTCTCGGATATCTGTGAGGCTATGGCCAACCAGTCCAACACCCTCAACCTTGTGGCCGACCGGCGCAAGGAATCGGGTGAAGAGCATGCACGCATCTTCGAGGCCATCGAACGCGGTTCGGCGGAGGACGCATCACAGGCCATGACCATGCATCTGCACGGGGTGGAGTGTGCCCTGGGCACCGTCATCCCGGGCAGCGGGAAATCCGGGGCAGGCCTTACCGGCTAA
- a CDS encoding SRPBCC family protein, whose protein sequence is MSTKVEKRILVNVPVGTAYNQWTQFEEFPHFMGGVKSVTQLSDDRLEWVAEIGGIRRQWEAKILEQVPDRKVAWAATEGATNAGSVDFEDVGGGQTSIRLTLEYEPEGIIEKVGDKLNVVDRQAEADLQRFKEFIEDEGYASGAWRGSVSSGAPVGTPGIEDAAGSRGDSGKAGVSGKVAAGVGLAAAAGAAAAMAASSNKDTTGAADETVTPVTPGEPVTVTPLTTDTTATDTANTGTTGTGTTTTGTTSAAGSTGSVADLGDDRIGHAFDQTNGLVDTTGESDETLEGENLSAGERRESERRPDGGLPPVGGNLGQH, encoded by the coding sequence ATGAGCACGAAGGTGGAAAAACGCATTCTGGTGAACGTACCGGTGGGCACTGCTTACAACCAGTGGACCCAGTTCGAGGAATTCCCGCACTTCATGGGCGGTGTCAAGAGCGTTACGCAGCTCAGTGACGACCGGCTCGAGTGGGTAGCCGAGATCGGCGGCATCCGCAGGCAGTGGGAAGCCAAGATTTTGGAGCAGGTCCCGGACCGCAAAGTCGCCTGGGCAGCCACCGAAGGCGCCACCAACGCCGGTTCCGTGGATTTCGAAGACGTAGGCGGCGGCCAAACCTCCATCCGTCTGACGCTCGAATACGAGCCCGAGGGAATTATCGAGAAGGTGGGCGACAAGCTCAACGTGGTGGACCGCCAGGCCGAAGCAGACCTGCAGCGGTTCAAGGAATTCATCGAGGACGAAGGCTACGCCAGTGGCGCATGGCGCGGCAGTGTCAGCTCCGGAGCTCCCGTCGGCACCCCCGGCATCGAGGATGCTGCAGGATCGCGCGGCGATTCGGGCAAGGCCGGCGTATCCGGCAAGGTGGCTGCAGGCGTGGGCCTGGCAGCGGCAGCAGGTGCTGCGGCAGCCATGGCAGCCAGCAGCAACAAGGACACAACGGGGGCCGCCGATGAAACAGTGACCCCCGTGACTCCCGGAGAGCCCGTCACCGTCACGCCACTGACCACCGACACCACGGCTACCGATACCGCAAACACCGGCACCACGGGAACAGGCACAACAACAACAGGCACAACGTCGGCAGCCGGTTCCACCGGTTCTGTGGCGGACCTGGGTGATGACAGGATCGGCCACGCCTTCGACCAGACCAACGGCCTGGTGGACACCACCGGTGAGTCGGACGAGACGCTTGAGGGTGAGAACCTGAGCGCCGGCGAACGGCGCGAGAGCGAGCGCCGGCCGGACGGCGGCCTGCCGCCTGTAGGCGGCAACCTCGGCCAGCACTGA
- a CDS encoding threonine/serine dehydratase — protein MIARADVEDAARRTAGLTRVTPVLQADTEAFPGEVWFKCEFMQHTGTFKARGALNRILASKERGELDPAVGVVVASGGNAGLANAYAAAQLGVPATVFVPAAAPAVKVRKLEVIGATVIQGGAEYAEAYQAAVEHARRTGAVYCHAYDQPEIAAGAGTVGMEVLEQIAGVDTVLVAVGGGGLMAGIAAAVEGHARVVGVEPRNAPTLHAALAANEPVDVTVSGVAADSLGARRVGDIGFSVAVRTGVESVLVSDDGIVTARSLLWNDYRLVVEHGAAAAYAALTSGAYVPKPGERVAVILCGANTDPATL, from the coding sequence GTGATTGCCCGAGCAGATGTTGAGGACGCGGCCCGCCGGACAGCCGGCCTCACCCGAGTAACGCCCGTGCTGCAGGCGGATACGGAGGCGTTCCCCGGCGAGGTCTGGTTCAAGTGCGAATTTATGCAGCACACCGGCACTTTCAAAGCCCGCGGCGCGCTGAACCGAATCCTGGCCAGCAAGGAGCGCGGCGAGCTGGATCCCGCCGTTGGTGTGGTGGTTGCCTCGGGCGGCAACGCCGGGCTTGCCAATGCCTACGCGGCAGCCCAGCTGGGAGTGCCGGCAACGGTATTCGTGCCGGCGGCTGCTCCGGCCGTGAAGGTTCGCAAACTCGAGGTGATCGGCGCCACTGTGATCCAGGGTGGCGCCGAATATGCCGAGGCGTACCAGGCCGCCGTGGAACATGCACGGCGCACCGGAGCTGTTTACTGCCACGCCTATGACCAGCCCGAGATCGCTGCCGGCGCCGGAACCGTGGGGATGGAAGTACTGGAGCAGATCGCCGGAGTGGACACCGTGCTGGTGGCGGTGGGCGGAGGCGGGCTGATGGCGGGCATCGCGGCGGCCGTGGAAGGCCATGCCCGGGTGGTTGGCGTGGAGCCCCGGAATGCGCCCACGCTCCATGCGGCCCTGGCCGCGAACGAACCGGTCGACGTCACTGTGTCGGGAGTCGCCGCAGATTCGCTGGGAGCCCGCCGCGTTGGCGACATCGGCTTCTCCGTCGCGGTCCGCACCGGCGTCGAAAGTGTCCTGGTGTCCGATGACGGCATCGTGACCGCACGCTCGCTGCTGTGGAACGACTACCGGCTGGTAGTGGAACACGGCGCGGCAGCGGCCTACGCGGCCCTGACGTCCGGCGCCTACGTGCCGAAGCCAGGGGAACGCGTGGCAGTCATTCTATGCGGCGCAAACACGGACCCGGCCACCCTGTAA
- the dctA gene encoding C4-dicarboxylate transporter DctA, with translation MKIPNPEALKASSVPTKRKPLYKSLFFQILIAVVAGVLIGHFWPDLGSQLRPLGDGFIKLIKMIIAPLIFLVIVTGISAVGDVKAVGRVGVKALVYFTAATLFALVFGLVVGNIVQPGAGLNIDPATLSQADLDAKTGSAAPKDAASFILDVIPASVIGAFASNSLLQVLFFSVFFGAAIVVIGRERCMPVISLMETVLELIFKIMSWIMKVAPIGAFGAMAFIIGQYGLDTLSTYALLITACYAAAIVFIGLLFVVAWVTARVPLWQFLKYTREEFLLALGTASTEAVMPRIMTKLTNAGCSRATTGLVVPTGYSFNLDGAAIYLSISLLFLAQAFGHNLDLGQQLAALGVLLLTSKGMAGVPGSSFLALSATAAALGIFPVAGVALLLGADRLMDSMRVVVNLLGNCVATFVVSKWEGQFDRSVMLRAFKGEITNHDSAIMLGKEEVFEGQELQRLSEGQDPSPKFRGGPHPEDIPQFQMSKAERAKAGIPAE, from the coding sequence ATGAAGATCCCCAACCCTGAGGCACTGAAGGCGAGTTCGGTGCCCACGAAGAGGAAGCCGCTGTACAAGTCGCTCTTCTTCCAGATTCTGATCGCCGTCGTGGCAGGTGTCCTTATAGGGCATTTCTGGCCGGACCTCGGATCACAATTGAGGCCGCTCGGAGATGGCTTCATCAAACTGATCAAGATGATCATCGCGCCGCTGATCTTCCTGGTGATCGTCACCGGAATTTCAGCCGTAGGCGACGTCAAGGCGGTTGGAAGGGTAGGGGTCAAAGCCCTTGTCTATTTCACGGCAGCCACCCTGTTTGCCCTGGTCTTCGGCCTGGTGGTGGGCAACATCGTCCAGCCCGGCGCCGGGCTAAACATCGATCCCGCCACACTGTCCCAGGCGGACCTGGATGCCAAGACCGGATCTGCCGCCCCCAAGGACGCAGCATCGTTCATCCTCGATGTCATTCCGGCCAGCGTGATCGGAGCCTTCGCCAGTAACAGCCTGCTGCAGGTCCTCTTCTTCTCGGTGTTCTTCGGCGCAGCGATCGTGGTCATTGGACGCGAGCGGTGCATGCCCGTGATCAGCCTCATGGAGACCGTCCTGGAACTGATCTTCAAGATCATGTCCTGGATTATGAAAGTTGCTCCCATCGGAGCCTTCGGAGCCATGGCCTTCATCATCGGCCAGTACGGCCTGGACACGCTCAGCACTTACGCCCTGCTGATCACCGCCTGTTACGCCGCGGCGATCGTGTTCATCGGCCTGCTGTTCGTGGTGGCCTGGGTTACCGCACGCGTCCCGCTCTGGCAGTTCCTCAAGTACACCCGCGAAGAATTCCTCCTGGCCCTGGGCACCGCCTCCACTGAGGCTGTGATGCCTCGCATCATGACCAAGCTGACCAACGCCGGATGCTCCCGCGCCACCACCGGCCTGGTGGTCCCTACCGGCTACTCCTTCAACCTGGACGGGGCAGCAATCTACCTGTCCATCTCGCTGCTGTTCCTCGCCCAGGCGTTCGGCCACAACCTGGACCTTGGCCAGCAGCTTGCAGCGCTCGGCGTGCTGCTGCTGACTTCCAAGGGCATGGCGGGCGTCCCGGGGTCATCCTTCCTGGCGCTCTCGGCCACCGCCGCCGCCCTGGGCATCTTCCCGGTAGCCGGCGTCGCACTCCTCCTTGGAGCCGACCGGCTCATGGATTCCATGCGCGTGGTAGTGAACCTGCTGGGCAACTGCGTGGCCACGTTCGTGGTCTCCAAATGGGAGGGCCAGTTCGACCGGAGCGTTATGCTGCGCGCCTTCAAGGGCGAGATCACCAACCACGATTCCGCCATCATGTTGGGCAAGGAGGAGGTCTTTGAGGGCCAGGAGCTCCAGCGGCTCAGCGAGGGGCAGGACCCGTCACCGAAGTTCCGCGGCGGGCCGCACCCCGAGGA
- a CDS encoding sensor histidine kinase codes for MGHKAVIDEVTAVAGVLTDSHPLDFHTLGLAGCIDRLTVPLRQHGTAVHWDTPHWGIEIPADCASLLYQSAREALSNAYKYSGASHLNVQLAAVDHGIRLVVSDDGKGFDSKLASCGRHHGYGLRLMSVAVHEAGGTVAICSAPGQGTSVTVTLPLD; via the coding sequence ATGGGACACAAAGCAGTAATTGATGAAGTCACAGCCGTAGCGGGAGTGCTGACGGACAGTCATCCGCTCGACTTCCATACTTTGGGACTCGCCGGCTGCATCGACCGGCTCACGGTGCCTCTCCGCCAGCACGGGACCGCGGTCCACTGGGACACTCCCCATTGGGGCATCGAGATTCCCGCGGACTGCGCGTCCCTTCTGTACCAGTCGGCGCGCGAGGCGCTCAGCAACGCCTACAAGTATTCCGGAGCATCACACCTTAATGTCCAGCTCGCCGCGGTGGACCACGGGATCCGCCTGGTGGTATCCGACGACGGCAAGGGCTTTGACAGCAAACTCGCCTCCTGCGGCCGTCACCACGGTTATGGCCTCCGGCTGATGTCCGTGGCCGTCCATGAGGCCGGCGGCACCGTGGCCATCTGCTCCGCCCCCGGCCAGGGAACCAGCGTGACGGTCACCCTTCCGCTGGACTGA
- a CDS encoding NADPH-dependent F420 reductase — protein sequence MTTIGIIGAGHIGSAVARKAVELGYDVVISNSRGPETLADLVAELGPKARAATPAEAAAAGDFAVVTVPLRNYKDIPVEPLAGKIVIDTNNYYWERDGRIPELDKGEATTSGLLQEHLPESKVAKGFNHIMASQITTDGTPTGTENRRALATASDYPEAAELVTRLYDEFGFDTVNIGLLEDSWRVERDRPAYVVRQNAQELKDNLAKATRTI from the coding sequence ATGACAACAATCGGAATCATCGGTGCAGGACATATCGGAAGCGCAGTTGCCCGGAAGGCGGTGGAGCTGGGTTATGACGTGGTCATCAGCAACTCACGCGGGCCCGAGACGCTGGCGGACCTCGTTGCGGAGCTTGGCCCGAAGGCCCGGGCAGCCACCCCCGCGGAGGCCGCGGCGGCAGGCGATTTCGCCGTGGTGACAGTGCCGCTTAGGAACTACAAGGACATTCCGGTGGAGCCCCTGGCCGGCAAGATCGTGATCGACACCAACAACTACTACTGGGAGCGGGACGGCCGCATCCCGGAGCTGGACAAGGGCGAGGCCACCACCTCGGGACTGCTCCAGGAGCACCTGCCGGAGTCGAAAGTGGCCAAGGGCTTCAACCACATCATGGCGTCCCAGATCACCACTGATGGAACTCCTACCGGCACGGAGAACCGCCGGGCACTGGCAACGGCCAGCGACTACCCGGAAGCCGCCGAACTGGTAACGCGCCTGTACGACGAGTTTGGTTTCGACACCGTGAACATCGGACTCCTGGAGGACAGCTGGCGCGTGGAGCGGGATCGGCCCGCGTACGTGGTGCGGCAGAATGCCCAGGAGCTGAAGGACAACCTGGCCAAGGCCACGAGGACCATCTAG
- a CDS encoding winged helix-turn-helix domain-containing protein, whose translation MSTNLQTRTSPLRAPYRRSPVRSMIIDYLAQNGASKVADISSGIFASRDCVRYHLAALERASMVRSDISPGTREGCTPFYALTPDAS comes from the coding sequence ATGTCCACTAACCTCCAGACCCGGACAAGCCCCCTCCGCGCCCCTTACCGCCGCAGCCCTGTCAGGTCGATGATCATCGACTACCTGGCACAGAACGGCGCCAGCAAGGTGGCGGATATCAGCAGTGGAATTTTCGCCTCCCGTGACTGCGTGAGATACCACTTGGCAGCCCTGGAACGCGCCTCGATGGTCCGCTCCGATATCTCCCCCGGAACCCGGGAGGGCTGCACGCCCTTCTACGCTTTGACGCCGGACGCAAGCTGA